DNA sequence from the Pseudophryne corroboree isolate aPseCor3 chromosome 6, aPseCor3.hap2, whole genome shotgun sequence genome:
CAGGTGCATCATAGCGTAGCTACGCTTAAGTATATGACTATAGATCATGAACCAGAGAAACTTCGAGGAGGTAACAGGTCTGCTTGATTACTTAGGAAAGAATCCCTTTGAATTTTTGAACTTCAAACTTTGACCCGAAAGGGCCTCAACGAGACGCTAGGACTTTGTTGCTTTTTATAAGTAATGGGGGTATAGGTAGTGTGCCTCAATTTAATAGTAGTAGATTTGCTATTATGAAGAATTTATTTTCATTTCTCCGTTTTCAGTCTATTTATGAAGAGATTGATATAGAGGATTTATTCAGTATGCCATTTTTATGTTCACAATTCTTGTATAAGTTTATGCTATGCCAGTTTCACTTATACTATATACTGATGTCTTTatctgtatattttttttaaagtttttgttATTCATTCCTGTTTTATTGTGGGTGTGGGTATATTGAGTGCTCAGGTGTTGCGGCTCGGTACGGTGACGTCATCAGTGGGCGTTTCCGGCCAGACCTGTGACTGAGCTCAGTGCACGTTTTGGGGAgatactataaaggtatgtgttttatgCTTCTTGTTTGTAATCTGAAGAAGAGGTGATTAAACTTCGAAACGTCACTATCTAACCTGCTTGTACCGTGCAGTATATTCTGAGTGCCGCCTACATcgtctttgctatatatatatatatatatatccttatattATTATGGCACTCCCAATCAACTgtcatccacctgggtgccctcctccaaCAAATATACAGCTACAGAGGGTACCTTCAATAGTTGTCCATAATGAAGGAATCCAGGCGGCACGTTGCACTTTGTAAGCATAGCACCTTGAGGAAAACGCCGtaggggcgttgaaacgtcggtgactAGTACTATGCTGTTCTAAATTCCTGTTTTGCACTGTCACTTTTAATATAAAGAATTCCTGCTTGtaacaaatccttggagtgccgcctggattCCTTCATTATGGACAACTATTGAAGGTACCCTctgtagctgtatatatatatatatatatatatatatatatacatacaaaggaGCACCATGTGACATATCCACACCCTATTTGTTAACATAACAGTTACTGGGTTGGATCCAGTGTATACAGTTGCAGGCTGTTCCTTGAGGTTCCCATATCCTCTATCTTTTCATCATCATTTATATCAGAATGTCTTTaagatcatgagaaacaaaattatatcATAGCTGTACAAACATTAGTCTGTACAAATATAATTGTTTGCTTCTTTATGAAAGAGTTTTGTACTGAATCATTGTGACATTCCTGCTAATATGTAGAACAGCTCTTTCTGCTGATACTCTGCCTGGACAATAGGTGACTCCTAAACAAAAGGTTCCTTTGGTGACATAACAGGAGGCCGGTGGCTGCTGTGATCTAATTAGAATACAAGGCGTTACCCTGCCAGGGTGTAATTAACATTTACCATTGTAGTCAGTAACCATAGGAATATTTACACCTCATTTACAAGACAGGGAGCTGGGCacgagaagctgatgtgctgaatgacTATATACTAATGTTATGAGACCCTAATTTACATGTCACCGCTCAGTGTAAGAATTCCTTCTGGTCATCCTGGGAACAAATGAGGAGAGATGGGGAGGAGTGACTATAAATAGGCTGTATCAGGCCACTGATAGCTGATGGAGGAGCTGCTGGATGAGTTACTGGTTGGAGAGCTGGGAGGATGGATCAGTAAGAGAGACAGAGGAAGAATCTCCAGAGTAAGTtaaatatattataaaaaataaatactgaTACATGAAATACATTTGTAGATAAAGTATTGTCTTGTTTTCTAAAATTAAAATGTTTAAACGTAAATATGGTTAAATAGTTTAATAATTTAATTATATGTAATAGGATATATTACTGTTATCTTTATATTCTATATTTTGTATTAACTATTCATTTTTGCACCTTTATGACATGACCCAAGATTTTGTCTTGTCAGACCTGGAATTTTCAACCTGGGCCGAATCTAGGTTTTTGCTCACaaacaccctcttacactccaataTAGACAAGGGAAATTCCCGAGTCATCctctttcagacataagctgggTTTTGTTTCAGCTGTTCTGTGTCTGGCTTGCTGTCTGCATGTGTAGTAccttacatattactctgtgcatcaggttagtTAATATAAAAGGGTATCTAGGTGTCAGCTccttcatagtatcttacatattactctgtgcatcaggttagtaAATATAAAGTGGTATTTAGGTGACAGCTCCTTCATAGTATCTTATAAATTACTCTGCATCAGGTATATAAAGGGATCTATGTGGCAGCTCCTTTAAAGATACATATACTTCTTTATATCTGGTATCTATAAGGAAGTATCTATGTGACAACTCCTCCACATTACTCTGTGCCTCATCTGACTGGAAATTAGGATATTTGAGCAATTTGGTAAAATACACAAATATAAAGACAATGGTAAATGACTGGAACATGGGCCTATTCAGTATGGATCATTTCTGatatgcgatcgcatcgctggcggCCATTTACATACTGGGCGTCCTTGCCCTGTtctaggcagcccccagcatgtgatcacaaACAGTTGCAGTATTGCTAATTTAGcataactgcaactgaagctgaatcaggtccCATGTTTGTtagtctatataaatatatatcatggTCCAAATTAAAAAAACCTATTACTGTAAAAGTAGAATTACCCCAGTAACCTGTATACTTTTTAATATAATCTTTTTTTGTTACAGGACAAATGTGCACAATTTCCACTAAGAATATTACAATACATTGTGGAAAGGGACATTTATCGCTAATCAAGACAACTACAGATGTAATTTCTTCTTATACCTTTGGAGAATTTACAAAAACTATTTTAATTTTCTGATAAGCAAAAACCTTCTGCAGCTAATTTGTTTATTATCTAATACATGATGAGtctcacaggagagaaaccacatctgtgctctgagtgtgacagaagctttacatataaatcacagCTTCTtacacatcagaggattcacacaggagagagaccatttatatgttctgaatgcagcaagtgtttttccctaaagtcatctcttgttgtacatcagaggattcacacaggagagaaaccatttacatgttcagaATGCAGCCAATGTTTTCTCTGCAAGTCACATCTTGTgaaacatcagaggagtcacacaggagagaaaccatttacatgttctgaatgcaacaaatgtttttcccaaaagtcatctcttgttatacatcataggagtcacacaggagataaactatttacatgttctgaatgcaacaaATGTTTTTCCCGAAAGTCATATTTTcttatacatcagaggattcacacaggagagaacccATTTACATGTTCAGAATGCAGCCAATGTTTTCTCTTCAAGTCACATCTTGTGAAACATCagatgattcacacaggagagaatacATTTAAATGTTcagaatgcagcaaatgttttctaTTTAAGTCaagtcttgttagacatcagattaGGAAACATATAAATGCTCTGAGGACCTAATTCAACTTTGTACATAAACCCTATGGTTTATAGACAAATCtgatgtttgggggtctgcacagGCACAAGACCTGTTCTGTGTATGTGCAGACTGGGTCTTGTGATAAAGCTCACAGCCCCCTGGCACCACAGCAGGATGACATGCTGTGGAATTTCTGGGGCAGCAATTGGCAATGTTTTTATAATGGTGGTGGTTTAGGGTCGGCTTCTTTGGATGCAGACTTCAAGGACCTGGGTTTCTGTATCCTACGGCCAGTCTGAGGAAGCTTCAGATTATGCAGACTGACCATAGTCTGCAAACATTGTGTGTTTTAACCAGTGATTGCAATTgtcatagtaacataataacatagtatatgaggttgaaaaaatacaaaatGTCCGTCGAGTTcagcctgtattataattcttacactactcAGTATATAACTtgttaactataatgacccagattaaGTTATATTTATAGCTCTAAATAACAgctataattcatgctttttctaacattctcttcctttaaatgctatatccttggatatttttttcatctaggaatttatctaatccatttttaaacatattaactgaatccgccattactaccttctcttgcAGAGTATTCCAAAtgtttactgcccttactgtgaagaaccatttTCTACGTTCGGTttgaaactttctctcctccaacctcagagagtgcccacgtgtcctgtgtagagccttttctataaacaaatcacctgatagatccttgtattgtccctttatatacttgaaaatattaataatgtctcctcttagatgcctcttttcgagtgtaaacatatctaacctttctaagcctttcctcatagtcaagtgcctctaaccccttaatcagtttggtggctcgcctgtgAAGCCTTtgtagttccaagatatcttttttttagGGCGgttcccagaactgtacacaatattcaagatgtggatgtaccaatgatttgtacagtggcaggattatactcacatcccttgtctccattccctgttttatgcatcctaataccttatttgcttttgttgctgcactttgacattgggatctgctactaagtctattatcaatgagcacccccaaatatttttccactACTATCTCCCCTACAATTtctccatttaatttataggctgcccgattgtttttagtcccaaggtgcataactttacatttttctatattgaacctcatacaAGATACAGCACTTGGATCTTGCagctgcatgcaggaggtgtctatctcttacagatgcctcctgctgtgttTCAGTGTTATTTGTACAGAATTGCACATCCACTTCCCTGCGGCTGTGTAATTCCTTACACATCTGAATCAGCCACTGAATGCAACAAGTGTTTTACTAGAAATATAATGTGTGTTAATCACATGAGTAGTAACTCTGAGGGCCTGAATGTAGCCTGTGTTTCATAAGTAAGTTACCTTGTATCACTGCAATATGGTTACAAGTAaggaaatgtttatttttttttgaaTGTGAGAAGTGTTTTATATAAATCAGTCTTGTTAAAGACCGGGGAGGAGAAACATCTGTAGCTGATCATCTGTACCAGTGCAATGTAATAAACAATGTGCGTAATGAAACTCCCTAAATTGCCTGAGATGATTATTTATTTGTGAATATAATTTGTCACTATTATGGTATAAGGAGTGCTACTACTGACACCTAATACACTGGTATACAACACACAGGAGAGAGAATAGCAGTTATCTTGGTGTAGTGCATTGGTTTAAAAAATATTTTCTCATTTTCATAAAAGGAAATTCATCCATGTTAAATGATATCAGTAAACTATTAGAACATACTGTAAAATGTAGTAAGGAAACTGACAAATAGGTATGAAAAAGTTATACAAATAAATGAATGGAGCTGGGGCAAGTGGTGCAATAATTTGCATTGTATACACAAAAATTCATAGCCAGTTAAGCTGGATACGCACTATAATACCCCTATTCCACTGGCACTAAAAACTTAGGTTATTGCTGTGATAACCCGGGAGTTGCTCAGTAAGAAAGGGTTAACATGGGTCATGTGACTCGGGAATCCAACCTggttagcttgcagggttggtcctgggAAGGACCCAGGTCTCAGTGTAGTGTAAACGGATAAGTCTGGTCAATGTCATTTAACTTTTCACCAATATGACAGTTTTTCCTATCCTTTACCACAGCACCAATTTGTATAACTTCCTCTATGTGTATAAATGAGAGTTTGTGGATTTTTAATGCATTTACAGATAACAGACAATTGCACATAGTGACCATGCAGGGCAGCTTCACTCAAGTTAATGCTGTTAAAAATTATACACTTTGCAAAATACAATAATTACAAAGATTGTACAGATAGTCAGTTGAAAATATGTTATTAAATAAACAATGTTGTTGTAAAAGAACAATGCTTCTTCATATTGATGATACCTGCTGGGAAGACAGGCCAGTCCCAACCTGTAAGTGCCACCTTTCAGGAAACCCACAAAACATTACTGCACAGGAGATATGCACTCAGAGGTCAGAAGTCACATATCCTGGTAAGTTATCAGAAGATGGTACATTATACATCCATGGTCAGAGGTCACAGGTACTAAAGATTGCCTGGAAATACAGACAATGGTATGTGGCAGCAGCTTGCTAAGGTCTACAGTGGTCCATGTACTTTGCACCCTGCTGCCAGAGCTTACAGAGGTCTGTGCAAGTTCCCTGATGTCTTTATCAGTAGACAGAATAGCAGAGTATGTCTGCTGTCCCAAAGCCAGAAAGCGAATGGGAAAAAGTATGCATAGATTGGCAGTAAGTGTCCACTTGAGGAACATGTTTGGGAACCTGTGGCTTTGACAGTTAATATTTCACACTTATATTGTCAAATTGTGGCAAGTAGTCCTGATTTTTGCACTACACACTTTGtccttagctacatcaaaacactaAACCTACATTTCTAGAACTTTTCTTCAAACTAAAAGTAGATTAAGACTGAAGGcctgtacacactagtcgatatagtaAATTATGTTgtacattttgacccttcctgagcgatatcttttactatattgcccagtgtgtacgcaGTAAATGATGAACGATGAGCAACCCCACGCCTCATTAATGAGGCTCACTGCCACCTGGCCAGGCAGCTTAATTTGGACTCATCATTCCAAATTTGCATGCAAGGCCCGGACGCGGCATAACGTCACTGAGCGTTATTGTTAGCAAGTTATGATTAGTGGGAATCCTGCTCCATTTTTGTCCAGTATGATGGATTGATCTCGCCCAATATTTTTGCCACAAGGACGAATACCACTTCAAATATTTAATTCAAAGAGGAAATATTGACACTTGTATTTAAATTATATACCCCAACAAATTAGTATTTTTTTAATTTGATTTATTAATAGCTAAGTTTtaattgaaaataaatatacaattttacatatatacacaaaagagtgctccaaacaaaggaattttctctCTCCCAGAGTTCTGCGGTTCACCACACACATTGGAAAGTCATGTATTAACTacataattccaggagcacctccaacAAACAGATAGTTATCCATCAGGATTGATGGTTTAGTAAATTGGTTTTGTCAAACTACTATTTTCAATTtgtagtctggtgcaggataaactCTAGTTTATCTACACAGTTCCTGCAACAGACAGTAAATAGAGGTGCTGGCGGGGTGGTTCTGCAGCTGTGCCAACCATATCGCAGCATCACTGGCAGGCtgttgcagcaggatttttttcctgcttacagcagcacagcaggatgcatttgctgtgggcctattttgctggTGGATTTGGAACTGCAGCTCCATCGGCCCCATTGTTAATGCAGCCCTGAAGGGAGTGTCTGCTGCTGGCAGGGAATAAAGGCAGGGGAGTGGGTGCTTCTCAGGTGTTTGTAAAGACTGAAAGGCCAGGGAGGTTGTCTGAGGGTAAAGTGGTTCcttattggctgccagtccacggcagttttgaaatattagcaccgtggtcacaggagctcaatGCAGGCATAATAAAGCCAGCCCGGTCTCACATCCGCTGCAGCCACCCTCCACGGCTACCCCGCCATCACCCTAAGACCTCTGCACACCCacatcctcctcctctgcactaTATCTgaagcccacagcctcctccactccaTGCATACCAGCGCCTCCTCATCCACCGATCCGCAGACCACCgctgctgctaaacaggtaatcttaccctgctgccttactctctccctagtccctactgtatgcccttgctgtccctctctctgtcactctccgtgtccctgctatcactttccatgtccctgctgtcactcttcctggccctgctgtcactctccctgtccctctgtaactCTGTAAAGTGATTTTTGTCTCATACCATGTACTAttatgtgaaatttggctcataccatgtactattatgtgaatttcggctcataccatgtgcaataatgtgaattttggctcataccgtgtgctataatgtgaatttcggctcataccatgtactttaatgtgaatttcggctcataccatgtgctataatgtgaatttaggctcacactgtgtgctataatgtgaatttcggctcatatcgtgtgctataatgtgaatttcagctcaagcatgtgctataatttgaattttggctcataccatgtgctataatgcgaatttcagctcataccatgtgctataatgtgaatttcggcacattctgtgtgctataatgtgagttttggctcataccatgtactataatgtgtatttcagctcgtactgtgtagtataatgtgaatattgtctcatacagtgtggtataatgtgaaaggggcaccaataaggggtcctactattgtggtgcataatgtgtataaagggtatatagtgtggtaaactacactgaaggacatgcccacttttgagtgaccacaccccctttgctgAAGCACGCGCATAATTACaaacttcacttttccatacccccacttcaaaattgacTTTGACCTCTGGATATACTTAAATATAAACAACCATTTGTAGATATGGTTATGTAGATATTGTTTTGattttctatacatatatatatatatatatatatattcaaaatcaAAGAAACATGTCCTGGgaggccgcactgacactctcagtaAAAGGGTGCAGCAGTCCTGTCAAAACAGTTTTTATAAAGTCTCATTACCATCCAGAAACTCCAGGGTTAAACCATAGACAGAACCAGCATACTGCCAAGTTTATAACAAATTCACTCCAAGTATattaaacatatgaacaaaacacttgGTCAAACAGACACCTGTTCTTACAAAGTGATGAGTATCTGTTTGACCAAGCGTTTGTTCATATGTTTAATACACTTGAAGTAAATTTGTTACAAACTTTACaaacttgttatatatatatatatatatatatatatatatatatataacaagccaTGCATAGAGGCACTCCCGTACTGAAGAATTAGTGAATCAAATGCAGTGATTTattcttcaacgtttcggggtactacccccgtcatcaggacacacacatcaATTACTGTGAAACAAACAGTGCTTAAATAGACACACTTACAGGTCTCCAGATTTTTCTGCTGCATCCCAGCGTGCACTCCCGGTGTCTGCGTCTCCCTTCCGGTCCCGGATGTGACGTCCCACCCAGAAGTGACGTCCACCGGGTCCATGTGGGCCAACCGTATTGAGGCGATATATATCCATTTGCattccagctgtagcaactgcttaTCTCGATCTCCCCATCTTAAACTTGGGGGGATCTGGTCTATTATTCTATATCTTAAAGTTGCCATGGAATGCTTAGCCCTCAAAAAATGTCGAGCCACTGCCTGATCGCTTTTGCCCTCATTGATAGCTGCTATCCCCCCTATGTTgggtcattctctctttaaattgtaTTTTAGTTTTCCCAAAATAGTGGAGCCCGCACGGGCAGGAAAGTAAATAAATAACATGTTTTGAAGTGCATGTCACCGGGTATTTGATATAGAGTGTTTTACCAGTATGGGGATGCGTGAAATTACCGCCAGCAATCATGTAGCTGCAAGTAACGCAGCTTGTGCATTTATAACACCCTCCTGGTCTAGTTAAAAAATGTGTTTTAGGGGGTTCAAGGCCTGTGATGTCTGTTTTTACCAAAAGATCCCTTAAGTTAGGGCCTCTGGTGTAACTGGGCATGAGTTTGGTGTTTTTCAACACGGTCAACTGAGGATCTTTAGTGATTATTGGCCATAAAGATTTGGCCACTTTAGTGGTATGTTTGCTTTTGTTGTCAAACTGGTTGACCCATGGCAAGCTTTCCCTTTGCTTCCGGGTGACATCTATGGCTCTCTCCTGTAGTAGAACAGATCTATCTATACTGGTTGCCTTTCATCTGGCTCATAACAGAAAATGCAGAGGATAACTCTCTCCACAAATTTATTGACCATTGCGTCcagttgtttctctctctctctgcctcattATTGTTAATTCTGCATACTCTGATGAATTGCAAGTATGGTAACCCTTTAATGGTGGTTTTGGGATGAAAGCTGTTACACTTCAATATCGTGTTGCGATCAGTAGGCTTGGAAAATAATTTGGTATCTAACCTCTGATCTACACAAGAGATGTTAACATCTAAAAAATTGACCTCCTCCTTACTCATGGTGAGAGATAATTTTGCTGGACAAGATGATTCATTGTGTTCTTTAACCAAATCATTCAATGACTCTTCTGTCCCTGTCCACAACACCAGGATATCATTGATATATCGATGATAATGTAAAATCTGTTGGCTAATATTAACCCTTGAAAAAAATAATAACTGTTCTACCATGTACATGTACGCATTGGCGTACACCGGAGCAGCACATGATCCCATGGCGCAACCTGCAGTTTGAATGTAGAATCTGCCGTCATAAATTAAATAATTGTGCGTCAATATGAATCTTAACAAAGCAATCGTGAACTGTACATTAGGACCTGTATACCTGTCATTACCTGTAATCAATTTATTTACTGCATCAATACCTGCCTTGTGTGGTATGCAGGTGTAAAGCCCTACCACATCAATGCTAGCCAATACCGTATCTACAGGTATAACAGGTAAAGTGTCTAAAGTGCGTAAAAGTGACGACGTGTCCTTGAGGTAAGTAAAAGTACTCGTGATACAGGGCTGTAAATGTGCATCAATAAAAACTACCGCTGGTTCGCACAGAGATCCCCTGGCAGATATTATcggtctgccagggggtctctgtgcATCCTTATGTATCTTGGGGATTATGTAAAACACTGGAGTCTTAGGTTTTGTGCACATAAGCAATGTCTTAGTCTCTGAATCTATCCATCCTTGTGTACAGCTGATTCCAATAATGTCAACAGATCATTTTTAAACATCTCAGTTGGATCCTTTCCCAATAGCTTGTAAGTAATGGAATCTGATAACAGGCAGGTGCATTCCTCCTTGTATTGTTCGAGGTCCATAACAACTATCGCACCCCCTTTATCTGCCCCTCTAATTATGATGTCATGTCGGGCCTTGAGGGATTTGAGGGTAAGATTCTCCTCCATTGTGAGAGTAAATCTAACCTGTGGGTTAGTGTCCTCTGTTGACTGTTCCAGCATCCTGGAAAAAAATTTTATTGCTGGGTTGAATGACTGTGGATCGAAGGTCGATGGAGCACCCAGTCTTCGCAGTTTGGGGGGGGATATTTGAATTGCTCTCTAAAGTTTGCATCTGTTTACTGAAATGTTTTCTCAGTCTTGATTTTCTCTGAAATTTGTAATTAGCAATTTTCCATTGAAACGGTTCATGGGAGTGTGTCGGGATAAAACTTAACCCTTTGCTTAACACCCGTATTTCCGCTTCACTTAGAGGAGTTTGAGAGAGATTAAAGACTAAGCTCGTCTATCCTTTGGGGGTTTGCTTCCTCTCTCCCTCTGCAATTATCCCCCCCACCGTGTTCATTTGTACGCATCTCTGCCCGCGTCCTGCGGGTATCCACGCCTAAAGGGACCGCCCGAGATGTAGGTGTTGTTCTTTCCACAGCGGTACCCTCTGTATCAGTGGCTGAGGTGCTTGAATTGCCTGGTTGCCCCTGCCAAGTCCTTCTCTTTCAGATTTTTTTCAATTGGACTGCTCCAGGGTTTCTATAACCTGTGTGTAACCAAttgtacaatacacaaaatggaaagctgctcaatcagattgtaatgtcactcaggtgctaaaagggaggggtaattctgtgtaggaaaaaaactgtgttccctaatgcacaccgagtgaaaaatattactacataataatagtcagataatacggagatcttagttgcgtatatctgcagatatagggttaagcccccaggccgatcaacaaggcttctccgtcactgggggtccctaatactaggtatgggcctggggtgcaggaccccacgacgtcagcacaggtcggccaccccaggtcagcacacaggtgagaattaataggggttaataagaagcacagaagtgctatgtaagtggtgtgattaaaataatatatacaaagtgatagggaaaataataagtgttaataaagtgttagggtgtgccgacctgaagcagcccagccataccgacacaggggccaccacaccccacacccacctcataaataattacaaatatgtctgggttaaattcccagggtaaggccacatggtaatggctcctacagcatctgagagccagcttacctggggagacccctggcttcccctattgcactactggagtcagcaatccctcctaatgctgacccatctatgcctctctatatacaatacacaaaatggaaagctgctcaatcagattgtaatgtcactcaggtgctaaaaggggaggggtaattctgtgtaggaaaaaaactgtgttccctaatgcacaccgagtgaaaaatattactacataataatagtcagataatacagagatcttagttgcgtatatctgcagatatagggttaagcccccaggccgatcaacaaggcttctccgtcactgggggtccctaatactaggtgtgggcctggggtgcaggaccctacgacgtcggcacaggtcggccaccccaggtcagcacacaggtgagaattaataggggttaataagaagcacaaaagtgctatgtaagtggtgtgattaaaataatatatacaaagtaatagggaaaataataagtgttaataaagtgttagggtgtgcccacctgaagcagcccagccataccgacaaaggggccaccgcaccccacacccaccccataaataattacaaatatgtctgggttaaattcccagtgtaaggccaatggtaatggctcctacagcatctgagagccagcttacctggggatacccctggcttcccctatggcacttctggagtcagcaatccctcctaatgctgacccatctatgcctctctatatacaatacacaaaatggaaagctgctcaatcagattgtaatgtcactc
Encoded proteins:
- the LOC134934263 gene encoding gastrula zinc finger protein XlCGF71.1-like translates to MSLTGEKPHLCSECDRSFTYKSQLLTHQRIHTGERPFICSECSKCFSLKSSLVVHQRIHTGEKPFTCSECSQCFLCKSHLVKHQRSHTGEKPFTCSECNKCFSQKSSLVIHHRSHTGDKLFTCSECNKCFSRKSYFLIHQRIHTGENPFTCSECSQCFLFKSHLVKHQMIHTGENTFKCSECSKCFLFKSSLVRHQIRKHINALRT